One segment of Rosa chinensis cultivar Old Blush chromosome 6, RchiOBHm-V2, whole genome shotgun sequence DNA contains the following:
- the LOC112170148 gene encoding serine/threonine-protein kinase RIPK isoform X2 codes for MTAEKMSWKCILPVCCSKSSDADSTRQVQDKRTPFLQQRLSMSDVISDPSYADDLSNSFSGLNLHVFSLAELKVATNNFSWSNLLGEGGFGPVYKGFVDDNLRPGKLKAQPVAVKLLDLDGFQGHREWLAELVFLGQLRHPNIVKLIGYCCEEEHRLLVYEYIARGSLEDQLFRRYSAALPWSTRMKIAVGAAKGLAFLHEDHRPVIFRDFKTSNVLLDSDYTAKLSDFGLAKDGPEGEETHVVTRILGTQGYAAPEYVRTGHLTTKSDVYSFGVVLLELLTGKRSLDRTRRSREQCLVEWARPLLKDPRKLNRIIDPRLEGQYSSKGARKAATLAYTCLSNNPKSRPMMTDVVMILESLQGFNEALTYQPFVYVAPNEEKDCNEDKGKYHCGYTLKEALKTELI; via the exons ATGACTGCAGAGAAGATGTCATGGAAATGTATCCTCCCAGTCTGTTGTTCCAAAAGTAGTGATGCGGATTCCACAAGACAAGTTCAAGATAAGCGAACCCCTTTTCTGCAGCAAAGGCTGTCCATGTCGGATGTAATTAGCGATCCCAGCTATGCAGATGATCTCTCCAATTCTTTTTCCGGCCTAAACCTCCACGTGTTTTCACTAGCGGAGCTTAAAGTTGCAACAAACAACTTTTCATGGAGTAATTTGCTTGGTGAAGGCGGCTTTGGACCGGTTTACAAGGGGTTTGTTGATGACAATCTTAGGCCTGGAAAATTGAAGGCTCAGCCTGTAGCCGTCAAACTATTAGACTTGGATGGCTTTCAAGGCCATAGGGAGTGGCTG GCAGAACTTGTTTTTCTTGGACAGCTGAGGCATCCCAATATTGTTAAGCTGATCGGATATTGTTGCGAAGAGGAGCATAGGCTTTTGGTATACGAATACATAGCCAGAGGAAGCTTGGAAGATCAACTCTTCAGAA GATATTCTGCTGCTCTTCCATGGTCAACCAGAATGAAAATCGCAGTTGGGGCGGCTAAGGGCCTAGCATTCCTGCATGAAGATCATAGGCCTGTCATATTCAGGGATTTTAAAACTTCAAATGTTCTGCTAGACTCT GATTATACAGCAAAACTTTCGGATTTTGGGTTAGCAAAGGATGGCccagaaggagaagaaactCATGTGGTAACACGTATACTAGGGACTCAAGGGTATGCAGCCCCTGAATACGTAAGGACAG GTCACTTAACAACCAAGAGCGATGTGTATAGCTTTGGAGTAGTTCTATTAGAGCTGTTGACAGGTAAAAGGTCACTAGACAGAACCCGCCGGAGCCGTGAACAATGCCTTGTAGAATGGGCGAGGCCTCTGTTGAAGGACCCAAGAAAGCTTAACCGGATCATAGACCCGAGATTGGAGGGACAGTATTCCAGCAAAGGGGCTAGAAAGGCAGCTACATTGGCTTATACTTGCTTGAGCAACAACCCGAAGTCGAGGCCTATGATGACGGATGTGGTTATGATCTTGGAGTCTCTTCAGGGCTTCAACGAAGCGTTAACCTATCAACCATTTGTTTATGTCGCACCAAATGAAGAAAAGGACTGCAATGAAGATAAGGGAAAGTACCATTGCGGATACACCCTAAAAGAAGCTCTCAAGACGGAATTGATTTGA
- the LOC112170148 gene encoding serine/threonine-protein kinase RIPK isoform X1, producing MLVSLIRGRQIKEKMSWKCILPVCCSKSSDADSTRQVQDKRTPFLQQRLSMSDVISDPSYADDLSNSFSGLNLHVFSLAELKVATNNFSWSNLLGEGGFGPVYKGFVDDNLRPGKLKAQPVAVKLLDLDGFQGHREWLAELVFLGQLRHPNIVKLIGYCCEEEHRLLVYEYIARGSLEDQLFRRYSAALPWSTRMKIAVGAAKGLAFLHEDHRPVIFRDFKTSNVLLDSDYTAKLSDFGLAKDGPEGEETHVVTRILGTQGYAAPEYVRTGHLTTKSDVYSFGVVLLELLTGKRSLDRTRRSREQCLVEWARPLLKDPRKLNRIIDPRLEGQYSSKGARKAATLAYTCLSNNPKSRPMMTDVVMILESLQGFNEALTYQPFVYVAPNEEKDCNEDKGKYHCGYTLKEALKTELI from the exons AGAAGATGTCATGGAAATGTATCCTCCCAGTCTGTTGTTCCAAAAGTAGTGATGCGGATTCCACAAGACAAGTTCAAGATAAGCGAACCCCTTTTCTGCAGCAAAGGCTGTCCATGTCGGATGTAATTAGCGATCCCAGCTATGCAGATGATCTCTCCAATTCTTTTTCCGGCCTAAACCTCCACGTGTTTTCACTAGCGGAGCTTAAAGTTGCAACAAACAACTTTTCATGGAGTAATTTGCTTGGTGAAGGCGGCTTTGGACCGGTTTACAAGGGGTTTGTTGATGACAATCTTAGGCCTGGAAAATTGAAGGCTCAGCCTGTAGCCGTCAAACTATTAGACTTGGATGGCTTTCAAGGCCATAGGGAGTGGCTG GCAGAACTTGTTTTTCTTGGACAGCTGAGGCATCCCAATATTGTTAAGCTGATCGGATATTGTTGCGAAGAGGAGCATAGGCTTTTGGTATACGAATACATAGCCAGAGGAAGCTTGGAAGATCAACTCTTCAGAA GATATTCTGCTGCTCTTCCATGGTCAACCAGAATGAAAATCGCAGTTGGGGCGGCTAAGGGCCTAGCATTCCTGCATGAAGATCATAGGCCTGTCATATTCAGGGATTTTAAAACTTCAAATGTTCTGCTAGACTCT GATTATACAGCAAAACTTTCGGATTTTGGGTTAGCAAAGGATGGCccagaaggagaagaaactCATGTGGTAACACGTATACTAGGGACTCAAGGGTATGCAGCCCCTGAATACGTAAGGACAG GTCACTTAACAACCAAGAGCGATGTGTATAGCTTTGGAGTAGTTCTATTAGAGCTGTTGACAGGTAAAAGGTCACTAGACAGAACCCGCCGGAGCCGTGAACAATGCCTTGTAGAATGGGCGAGGCCTCTGTTGAAGGACCCAAGAAAGCTTAACCGGATCATAGACCCGAGATTGGAGGGACAGTATTCCAGCAAAGGGGCTAGAAAGGCAGCTACATTGGCTTATACTTGCTTGAGCAACAACCCGAAGTCGAGGCCTATGATGACGGATGTGGTTATGATCTTGGAGTCTCTTCAGGGCTTCAACGAAGCGTTAACCTATCAACCATTTGTTTATGTCGCACCAAATGAAGAAAAGGACTGCAATGAAGATAAGGGAAAGTACCATTGCGGATACACCCTAAAAGAAGCTCTCAAGACGGAATTGATTTGA
- the LOC112170149 gene encoding G-protein coupled receptor 1, which produces MASTGQVAGGLTSYDRQVLTAVNAGAASLSFVGSGFIVLCYVLFKELRKFSFKLVFYLALSDMLCSFFSMVGDPSRGFFCYSHGYSTHFFCVASFLWTTTIAFTLHRTVVKHKTDVEDLEAMFHLYVWGTSLVVTVVRSIGNNHSHLGTWCWSQSGRTGKALHFVTFYMPLWGAILYNGFTYFQVIRMLNNARRMAGSISDRPYQSDARAETKALNRWGYYPLILIGSWAFGTINRIHDFIEPDHKIFWLSVLDVGTAALMGLFNSIAYGLNSSVRRAIQERLDLFWPDRLRRWFPNSSRPRNQHEESELASLKIQDQH; this is translated from the exons ATGGCGTCGACGGGGCAAGTCGCCGGAGGCCTGACGTCGTACGATCGCCAAGTTTTGACTGCGGTCAATGCCGGAGCGGCCAGCCTCTCCTTCGTCGGCTCCGGCTTCATCGTCCTCTGCTACGTCCTCTTCAAAGAGCTCCGCAAGTTCTCCTTCAAGCTCGTCTTCTACCTCGCTCTCTCC GACATGCTTTGTAGCTTCTTCAGCATGGTTGG GGATCCATCCAGAGGATTTTTCTGTTACTCGCATGGCTACAGCACTCATTTCTTCTGTGTTGCGTCGTTCCTGTGGACTACGACAATTGCTTTTACTCTTCACCGTACTGTTGTTAAGCACAAAACTGATGTGGAAGATTTGGAGGCAATGTTTCATTTGTATGTTTGGG GGACTTCACTAGTTGTGACAGTTGTGCGATCTATAGGTAATAACCATAGTCACCTAGGTACATGGTGTTGGTCGCAGTCTGGGCGTACAGGAAAG GCACTTCACTTTGTAACCTTTTATATGCCACTCTGGGGTGCAATTCTTTACAATGGTTTTACATACTTTCAAGTCATACGCATGCTGAACAATGCAAGGCGT ATGGCAGGTAGCATATCCGACCGCCCTTACCAATCAGATGCCAGAGCAGAAACAAAG GCTTTGAACAGGTGGGGGTACTACCCACTCATCCTGATAGGATCATGGGCTTTTGGCACCATCAACCGCATTCATGACTTTATTGAACCGGATCATAAAATATTTTGGCTCTCAGTTCTTGATGTTGGGACAGCGGCACTTATG GGTCTGTTCAATTCAATAGCCTATGGCTTGAATTCCTCAGTTCGACGGGCAATACAAGAAAGATTGGATCT GTTCTGGCCAGACAGGCTTCGAAGATGGTTCCCCAACAGTTCAAGGCCTAGAAACCAACATGAAGAGAGTGAACTAGCATCactaaagattcaagatcagcACTAG
- the LOC112170150 gene encoding copper transporter 5.1 has protein sequence MMHMTFYWSKQVTLLFDSWSTTTWLGYALTLLACLIVPAFYQYLEGLRVRLRLVSSAGKAAAAAGSDPIETPLLRAKPAGGGKFSVVKLAGAVIFAVNSAIGYMLMLAVMSYNGGVFVAIVLGLAIGYLFFRSGDEEVSAAVENPCACA, from the coding sequence ATGATGCACATGACCTTCTACTGGAGCAAGCAGGTGACGCTCCTGTTCGACTCGTGGAGCACCACCACGTGGCTCGGCTACGCCCTCACGCTCCTCGCCTGCCTCATCGTCCCGGCGTTCTACCAGTACCTCGAGGGCCTGCGCGTGCGCCTCAGGCTCGTGTCTTCGGCCGGgaaggcggcggcggcggcggggtCCGATCCGATCGAGACTCCGCTCCTGCGAGCCAAGCCCGCCGGAGGAGGGAAGTTCTCTGTGGTTAAGTTGGCCGGAGCCGTGATCTTCGCCGTGAATTCTGCGATCGGGTACATGCTGATGCTGGCGGTGATGTCGTACAACGGCGGCGTTTTCGTGGCGATCGTTTTGGGGTTGGCGATCGGGTATTTGTTTTTCAGGAGTGGAGATGAGGAAGTTTCGGCTGCGGTTGAAAATCCCTGTGCTTGTGCTTAG
- the LOC112171833 gene encoding uncharacterized protein LOC112171833 codes for MEESAAGADEVEMVTCHCCGLEEECTPGYIAREREKHHGRWICGLCTTAIEEDGMKLQRKITADEAIRRHVKFYENFRSTSPRRSVDSSAAEDEEEEKDLLISKVMQLLRRTLDSPRRTGTGSGRGAFDHRLLRSKSCFATLGEKGLD; via the coding sequence ATGGAGGAGTCTGCAGCTGGTGCCGATGAGGTGGAGATGGTGACGTGTCACTGCTGCGGGTTAGAGGAGGAGTGCACGCCGGGATATATAGCGCGGGAAAGGGAGAAGCACCATGGCCGTTGGATCTGCGGGCTTTGCACGACGGCGATCGAGGAAGATGGGATGAAGTTGCAGAGGAAGATCACCGCCGACGAGGCCATCAGGCGTCACGTCAAGTTTTACGAGAACTTTCGGTCGACGTCTCCGAGGAGGAGTGTGGATTCTTCCGCGGCGGAggacgaggaggaggagaaggactTGTTGATCTCGAAGGTGATGCAGCTCCTGCGGCGGACTTTGGACTCGCCGAGGAGGACCGGGACGGGTTCCGGTCGCGGGGCGTTTGATCACCGTCTTTTGAGGTCGAAGAGCTGCTTTGCGACTCTAGGAGAGAAGGGTCTAGACTGA